From the genome of Nitrosomonas sp. Is79A3:
GGTGTCGAACAACTGATCGTCCAGATCATTGCGGTCGGTAATCACCAGGACAGTTGGATTATTCAGGGTGAGCACAATTTTGCCGGTGTAAAACACCATCGACAGCGATTTGCCCGAGCCATGCGTATGCCACACCACGCCTGCTTTCTTGTCGCCCTGCGATTGTTGCGTCACACTGGGCAAGCCGTAGTTGGCCGGATTTTGACGTATCTGGCGCACAGGCAATTCACTGCCGCAATCCGCCGCCCGCAATGTCGAAGCGATGGCCGCATTCACCGCGTAATACTGGTGATAAGCCGCCAGTTTCTTAACCGTGCCGATACTGATCACACCGGTTTTCAAGTCTTCTTTTTTGCTCTTCTCAAATACGATGAAATGCCGGATCAAATCCAACAAGGTGAATTTATTCAACATGCCGTTGATTAGGGTTCCGAGTTGACTCACCAAATGCGATGCTTCGGTCTTTCCATCGGCTGATTTCCATGTCATGAAGCGGCTCAACCCTGCCGACAGCGATCCTGCCTTGGCTTCCAAACCATCCGAAATGACGAGAATCGCATTGTAAGTAAACAGACCGGGAATGGTTTGCTGGTACGTGCCGATTTGCCGGGTAGGCGGATTGCATCGTGGCGTTTTCATCGGCGGCATTTTTAAGCTCGATAACCACCACCGGCAGGCCATTGATGAACACAACGAGATCCGGACGTTTTTTCTGGTTGTTCTCAATCACCGTAAATTGATTGGCCACCACAAATTCGTTATTTTCCGGATGATCAAAATCTATCAACCAGACAATATCACCGCGTTCATTACCATCTTGCTGATAACTGACCTTGACACCTTCGGTGAGCAGGCGATGGAAAGTTTCATTGTTGGTGAGTAATTCCGGGGAATGAATGCGCTCGATTTCCTTCAGGGCGGTCTGTAATACCGTGGCCGTTATGCCGGGGTTGATGCGCTGGAGTGCTTTTTCTAACCGGCCGGTAAGCAATACTTCGTCATAGCGGGCGCGTTCGGGATGGTCGCCATCGGGGGCGATATCGGGTGCGTAGATAGGGCTGTAACCTAACTGCTCAAACAGTTTAATCGCCAGATCTTCAATAGCGGATTCGGTGAGTTTGCTCACAAATTATTGCCATTGATCAAATTGATGATGACTTTCACGATGGTGTCTTTTTCCTCGGGTTTGCTCTCGGCAATCAGCAATGTGAACGCAACCAGGGCATTATCGCCGATGCGCTTTTCTCCGTCTGCATTAAGCAGATAATCATGACGCGCCAGAAACCAGACAAACAGCGCGGCGGCAATGCGTTTGTTGCCATCGGAAAATGAATGATTCTTGACGATGAAATACAGTAGATTGGCCGCTTTTTCCTCGATGCTGGGGTAAAGCTCCTTGCCGCCAAACGTTTGGTAAATGGTTTCCAACGAACTTTTGAAGGAATCATCTTTTTCGTTGCCGAACAATCCACCCAATTTTTCCTGCTCGCGCCAAAGCTGAATTTGTTGGATTGCCTCATCATAGGATATTCTGAATTGCCCGGTTTCCTGGATTCCGGTAACTTGTAAACGCTGGTGGTCGTAATCGTCCAGAACCGTCAGCGCGTGACTGTATTTTTCCAGTATCGACAGAATGCCTTGTGATTGTTCAGCAGATAAGGGTTCCTTCTGGAACAATCGGGAAGACAGGGCAATCGCTTGTTTTAAATCCGCAAGCTTGTCTTGTTGCGCTTGCAGTTTTTTTTCATTCAGCGCATAACCTTGCACCAGGTAGCGCTTGAGAATGTTGCTGGCCCAGATACGGAATTGCGTGCCTTTCTTGGAGTTGACGCGATAACCAACGGAAATGATCGCGTCGAGATTAAAATACTCGACCTGATAGATTTTCCCATCGGTGGCAGTTGTTGCATTTTTTGCAACCACTGAATTTTTGACTAGCTCGCCAGCGTCAAAGATGTTTTTCAAATGGCGGGAAATAACCGATTTATCGCGCTCGAACAGCTCGGCAATTTGTAGCAAACTAAGCCACAGGGTATCCT
Proteins encoded in this window:
- a CDS encoding type I restriction endonuclease, whose amino-acid sequence is MSKLTESAIEDLAIKLFEQLGYSPIYAPDIAPDGDHPERARYDEVLLTGRLEKALQRINPGITATVLQTALKEIERIHSPELLTNNETFHRLLTEGVKVSYQQDGNERGDIVWLIDFDHPENNEFVVANQFTVIENNQKKRPDLVVFINGLPVVVIELKNAADENATMQSAYPANRHVPANHSRSVYLQCDSRHFGWFGSQGRIAVGRVEPLHDMEISRWKDRSIAFGESTRNPNQRHVE
- the rhuM gene encoding RhuM family protein; the encoded protein is MFEKDTLWLSLLQIAELFERDKSVISRHLKNIFDAGELVKNSVVAKNATTATDGKIYQVEYFNLDAIISVGYRVNSKKGTQFRIWASNILKRYLVQGYALNEKKLQAQQDKLADLKQAIALSSRLFQKEPLSAEQSQGILSILEKYSHALTVLDDYDHQRLQVTGIQETGQFRISYDEAIQQIQLWREQEKLGGLFGNEKDDSFKSSLETIYQTFGGKELYPSIEEKAANLLYFIVKNHSFSDGNKRIAAALFVWFLARHDYLLNADGEKRIGDNALVAFTLLIAESKPEEKDTIVKVIINLINGNNL